CCTCGCCGGCAACCCGCTCATGCACCGTGTCATGGCCGACCTCGCACACCGGCTAAACGCGCCTCTCATGTACCTCAAGCTCGGCGAGGTGCCGGTGATGGTGGCCACGTCCCCGGAGGCCGCCTGCGAGATCATGCGAACGCATGATGTTGTCTTCGCTACGCGGCCATGGAGCCCCACCATGAAGATCATGAACTCGGAAGGGCTAGTATTTGCGCCCTACGGCACCTTGTGGCGGCAGCTCCGCAAGATCTGCATCCTGGAGCTTCTCAGCGCTCGCCGCGTGCAGTCATTCCGCCACATCCGGGAGGACGAGATTTACCGACTCGTGGCAGCTGTCGCAGCGGTGCTACCCATGGAGCCCGTGAACGTCAGCGAGCGGATTGCCGTGCTCATCACCGATTCGGCAGTACGGGCCATGATAGGGGAAAGGTTCAAGAGGCGTGAGGAGTTCTTGCAGACACTCGAGGATGGTGTCAAGATTGCCAGCGGGTTCAGCCTCGGCGATCTATTCCCGTCGTCGTGGCTCGCGAGCTTCATCAGCGGCACGACACGGCGGGCCAAGGAGTACCACCACAAGAGCTTCGAGCTCATGGAGTATGCGATCAAGCAACACGAGGAGCAGAGGGCCACCGCTGCTTCAGAGAATGATGCCGTGGAGGAAAGAGAGGACCTAGTGGACGCGCTCTTGAGGATACGCAAGGAAGGTGGCCTGGACGTGCCTCTTACCATGGGAATGATCAAAGCAATTATACTTGTAAGTACAACAATTTCTTAGGTTCTGCCTCCCCTCTTCAAGCAGTTATACTTTGGCCACAGAGTTCCGTAAGAAATatgcatatttttaaattttGAATGATTTGAAGATGATTCACCAGTCACCACGCCCACCTCCCAGTTCAAAATATGCTGtattaaagaaaaataaatataaatattTTTGATAGTTCATTTCGTGCTTGATTAAGTGTATTATCAATGTGTTCTTGTTGATGTTAAAACTTTTTTAATAATTTGAGTCAAACCAAAAAAATTGACCAACATATATTAAAAAAGTTCAAGTATTTTAAAACGGTGGAGTAGTAACCTCAAGACAAAAAGGTCATGTATTTCGACACGAGAGAGTAGTTAGCAAGACACAAGTGTCTCTTAATTCGTTTTTTTTTTCTCCAGTTCACACGGAATGCAATAATTATTCACTTATGTGTTATATTCGCTAGGAAAAAGTCCAAAACAAACCTTGAACTTGTAGACATAAGCTAAATCAAACCCCAAACTTTCAATCCCGAAAATTAGCACACGGAACTTTTTGATCCCGGTCTATTTTAAACCTTGAGGGCGTTTAACTGGTATTTGCTGACGTGGCCAGGATCGTTGACTGGGCTGGCTGCACATTAGGACAAATCGGCCGGCCCAGTAGCACGGTCGCTCACGTGCTCGTTATGCTCTTTTCTTTCCTTTGTTTTACATTTTCATAATCATAATTAATTCTTTTACATTTTTTTATAATAAACGTTTTTTTCAAAATACACGCGGACCCACTTTTTGTATATTAGGAGTGACAAAACATAGAAGCAACAGTGAGCTTGTGAGAGGTCCCGAACTAGCTAGGGACCTGGAACTCGCGGCGGCCGGACATAGCCAATCGCCATGATGGCTGCTAGTCATTATAAATTGCTCGTTACATATAAGGACAGAGAGGAACGTTTATATATGGACACTTTTTAAAACCTTCGAAACATTTCTTGAAAAAAATCTGAACAATTTTAAAATAACGAATATTTTTTAACACAAATAATGTAagaaattccaaaaaaaattcgaAAATATGACAGGGTAACATACTGTCAAATATACATTTTACATTTTATAAAAatatatgaacatttttttacattgtttTAAAAGATTGTTCAGGTTTCAATATTATTTGCAATTTTGCTAAAAATGTTTATGTTCCAAATAGTGTTCGCTTTTTCAAAATTGATTGTGTTTTCAAGAAAATTGTTCGTTTTTTTATAAGTGTTCAGAATTTTTAGTAAGTGTTCACACTTTAAAAGAACGGATATTTCAAAAGTCGTTCTGGTCTGCACGTTTCCAATATACGTTTGCCCTAAAAGATATTTTTCCAATCTTTTTTTGTGCCCTAAAAGATATTTTCAAATCTGGATGCTACGATCTGTGGTTAAATTGCTCGGGCCTCTAATTATATAAAACTAATAGCCAATGCTTCTAGTGGCTAGTGTGTGGAGTTTGAACCTTGTGAGCGCAAGTTCCATTACTCCAGagttatatatatattttttgggtATTTTACTTCCATGTTAcaaaaaagcaaaagaaaaatcGGTTTGTGCCTGTTGGGCCGACCCAGATGCGAGCGCACTCAACTTTCCCGGCATTTGAGGTGCCACATCGATAATCCCTGTTTGGGAACACACTTAAGGTTTAAAATAGACCGGGATTAAGAGTTCAGGGTTCGAATTATCTTTCGTCTACAAGTTCAAGGTATATTTTAGACTTTTTCCTATTCACTATTATTCGAGGACTTTCTACTGGATATCTCACTACATATGGGCGACAATCCAAATCTGCTAAGAATAAGTAGCAATTCCAAATTTCATCAAATCGGCAAATTGCAGGATCTGTTTGGTGCCGGAAGTGAGACATCAGCAACCACTCTCCAATGGGCCATGTCAGAGCTCATGAGGCACCCAAATGTGATGCAGAAGGCACAAGACGAAGTACGCAACAATCTCCAAGGAAAGCCTAAGGTGACCGAGGATGACTTGATCAATCTCAAGTACCTTAGACTCGTCATCAAGGAGACAATGAGGCTTCATCCAGCTGCACCATTGCTTCTCCCTAGGGAGGCAAGGGAGCCTTGCAAAATCCTTGGGTATGACGTCCCCAAGGGCACCACGGTGTTGGTGAACGCATGGGCAATCGGAAGAGACCCTAAGCACTGGGAAGACGCTGAAGAGTTCAAACCAGAGAGGTTTGAATCTGGCATGGTTGATTTCAAAGGAACAGACTTTGAGTACATACCGTTTGGGGCAGGTCGAAGGATGTGCCCTGGAATGATGTTCGCGCAAGCTAGCATCGAGATTGTGTTGGCCGCACTTCTCTACCACTTCGACTGGGAACTCCCAGGAGGGATGAAACCAGATGGGTTGGACATGACAGAGGAGATGGGCCTCACTGTCCGACGGAAGAACAACTTGTACCTGCACGCTGTGGTTCGTGTACCCCTGGTTTAATTTGCACTTGCCTTGATATGTGACGAAAAAATCTGAAGTATGAGTTCCTTCTATTTCTTTGTCTAGTGCCAAGAAGTACTGTTAATTACATCACTGCAAGTGGAAGGTGGATTTGGGTTGAGTTGTGTATTTACTTTGTAAGGCTTTGTTTAATAATATAATAAAAATGATATATGCATCTTTTGATGGAGAGGCTGGGGGTTATCCTCCTTTTGAAAAATATACTATTTAAAAAAGAGTAGCATTTTTTTCCTGCCAGCTGTATGGTTTGCTAATCGGTTCTCCCCCCTCACACCACGTACCTTCACCAATTATTTTTTCCACCCAACCGATTTTTAGTACGCCACACCATATTTTCCAGCTTCCTCGTAAGCTAATTAATGTACTTAATTTGCTTACACTCTGCACCAATTCCACCTTAACTTAGTTACTGAACATTTTTTTATCAAATCATGGGCAAAATTTGGTAACCATTTATTTTCACAAACACGGCAGAATTTGTTGAACATTTGGTTAAACAATTAATATGGGCAGGTAAATTATGAGCTAATCTCCTAGAATATTTATaccccattgcaacgcacgggcactaTCCTATTAAATAGTAAAAATATATAGTGAAATGTTTTGACAAACAAATATTAGAGCCTAAAACATTTGAAAGTTTCTCTTGTTTGAACTCCGAGAACTTTTCTTTGAGCCATGTTTCTTCAGGGTTTCTATCCGGTTGTTTTGTTACTccgttttttcttcatttcttttgaATAAATGAACATTTTTATATTAAGCAATGAACATTTTTAGAACATGCGATGATACGTTTTTACAAACAGTAGATGAACACTTTACAAATATGTgacaaacatttttcaaatacgcGACGATCAGTTTAATACGCAGAAACACTTAAAACACATGATAGTCATTTTGTAaatacatgatgaacatttttttcaaatacatgacgAATATTTTTCAAACATGAGGCGAACATTTTTATGAGAATTTTGTATTATCTAATACAGTTTTCCCGAAAAATAACCCAATTTACCATTCCTCACGAAAAGTTAAATAAAAAAATCCGAAGAAAATAAACTCACACCGGAGACTTAGGCCCATCTCATGTAAGCCTCATGTTTTCGTCCAATAGAGTGTCCAAGGCACACAACGGTACCCAACTGGGCCGGCCCTTTGGGGCTGTAGCACGGCTCAAACTTCTTGGAAAGCAGTGAATATGTTTTGAAAACACATTTTTTCAAGCTTTTTTACATTTTTTCAGAAtgcaaacattttttttgaaaaaggtGAATTATTTTTGAATTCCGAACATGTCTTAACAATTGtgaacaatttttttaatttttgatttttttaaattggGAACAATCTTTGAgaccatgaacatttttttaacatttTATAATTTATtcaatttgtgaacaaatttatAAAATGGGAACATCTTTTGAGATACACCAAAATTTTAAAATACTAGGCAATtccccgtgcgttgcaacgggagtaTAATCATTCTAATAGATTAGCCCGTGACTGCACGTCTATTATTATATTGATGCACTAAAATCTTAACAAGTTTTTGTATGCAATCACCATGACTACCTGTCATTTTATTGTTAACCACTTATGATTAGGTAAGAATTTAATAACTTATCAAACAAAATACGTTTTTATTTTAGTAAGTTAATAAAACATGAGACAATTAATTCTATTTTAGGGAGAATGGATGGGAGGAAAAATGAGAGAGGAGAAGAAAAGAGTGGGACGTATATAAGTAAGGTTAGACGAAAGAGATGTGAAATTACTATATTATGTTTTTTTAAGTAGTAGAGATTTCTTTTGAATAAATGAACATTTTTACATTAAGCAATGAACATTTTTATATTAAGCAATGAAACATTTTATATTAAGCAATGAACATTTTCACAATATGCGATGATATGTTTTTACAAACAGTACATGAACACTTTGCAAATATGTGACAAACAATTTTCAAATACACGACAATCAATTTAATACGCAGAAACACTTACAACACATGATGAGCATTTTGCAAATACACGATGAACATTAAATTTTGCAAATACAtgatgaatatttttcaaatatgtGGTGACCATTTTTATGTGCATTTTTGTATTATCTATAATATAGTTTTCCAGAAAAATAACCCAATTTACCATTTCTTAAGAAAAGATGCAAGCATTCAAAGAAAACCAAACTCAAACCGGAGACATGGGCCCGTCTCATGTAAGCCTCGTGCAGGCTTTAGTtcgtccatttgagtgtccaagGCACATAACAGTACCCAACTCTGCCGGCCCTTTAGAAGGCACAGTAGCAGAAGTGCATGCTGACTGTAGCACGGTTCAAACTGTTTTGAAACCAGTGAACATGTTTTGAAAACAACTTTTTTTCAAGCTTGTTTACATTTTTTCAAAAttcaaacatttttttaaaaaagtGAAGATTTTTGAATTCCGAACATTTCTTAACGATTGTGAacaattttttgaatttctgaACATTTTCCGACATTGGGAACAATCTTCGAGaccatgaacattttcaaatatTTTTATAATTTATTGAATTtgtgaaaattttgaaaaatgGGAACATCTTTTGAGATACATCAAACTTTTAAAATACTAGACaattg
This sequence is a window from Aegilops tauschii subsp. strangulata cultivar AL8/78 chromosome 7, Aet v6.0, whole genome shotgun sequence. Protein-coding genes within it:
- the LOC109748312 gene encoding desmethyl-deoxy-podophyllotoxin synthase-like produces the protein MEQWAYYLCLLLALLLPLLLFKLNRKHSSGNGGVRLPPGPWRLPVIGSLHHLAGNPLMHRVMADLAHRLNAPLMYLKLGEVPVMVATSPEAACEIMRTHDVVFATRPWSPTMKIMNSEGLVFAPYGTLWRQLRKICILELLSARRVQSFRHIREDEIYRLVAAVAAVLPMEPVNVSERIAVLITDSAVRAMIGERFKRREEFLQTLEDGVKIASGFSLGDLFPSSWLASFISGTTRRAKEYHHKSFELMEYAIKQHEEQRATAASENDAVEEREDLVDALLRIRKEGGLDVPLTMGMIKAIILDLFGAGSETSATTLQWAMSELMRHPNVMQKAQDEVRNNLQGKPKVTEDDLINLKYLRLVIKETMRLHPAAPLLLPREAREPCKILGYDVPKGTTVLVNAWAIGRDPKHWEDAEEFKPERFESGMVDFKGTDFEYIPFGAGRRMCPGMMFAQASIEIVLAALLYHFDWELPGGMKPDGLDMTEEMGLTVRRKNNLYLHAVVRVPLV